A section of the Acidobacterium capsulatum ATCC 51196 genome encodes:
- a CDS encoding carbohydrate binding domain-containing protein, producing MKIRHALMACALIGLPCFAAQAQTSTAAPQKNIVVDINAQQTGVPTSKYQFGMFIEHIGPLVYRSLWAEMLDDRKFYFPITAEKAAAPAHARQGGFGRGLRKWRPVGPENNVVMDTNDPFVGDHSPRIALDGATPHGIEQTGISLVKGKRYVGHIWLKGTPGSRVKVSVVAGAGNEKTFAFSSLSGTYQKFPFSFTAEADTNQASFEITGTGSGNFHVGTVSMMPADNVDGFRPDTIALLRQLHSGFWRLPGGNFLSDWSWYVGIGPRDKRPPTFDYAWNAMQPNDVGMDEFMTLCKLIGVEPYITVNAGFEDAHSAAQEVEYMNGPVSSPMGALRAKDGHPAPYGVKYWDIGNEPYGTWQLGRTDLKYYVLKHNFFAAAMRKADPSIILLASGNMPDPMDLKGEMRAKDVDNMRAVEGTPVDWTGGEIEHCWGNFSGITQHWYAQGGHRFDVQKAKHLPLDAPTDDGFVKVNQTTLQYARYPANIVHLKAQEWDRYEQRFPQLVKKHIFLSIDEYAYFGGSFTHGANLKLALAYGMIFNEMLRHTDFLRMSAHTMGVSTMDYTPTAATFNTTGLMFKLYGDHFVPGSIPVALNGNSPQPAPQYPVGGDQPKTNSGSPTYPLDMFAALTPDHKFLNVAVVNATDKAETFHLNVTGTRVDGPTTLWQLTGKDLQAADRVGQAPQVSIRKVALGRATNSITVAPISVGIYQFPVTQSAE from the coding sequence ATGAAAATTCGACATGCACTGATGGCGTGTGCCCTGATAGGGCTGCCATGCTTTGCCGCACAGGCACAAACCAGCACGGCAGCGCCACAGAAGAACATTGTGGTGGACATCAACGCGCAACAAACCGGCGTACCGACTTCGAAGTATCAGTTCGGCATGTTCATTGAGCACATCGGCCCTCTGGTTTATCGAAGCCTGTGGGCAGAGATGCTCGATGACCGCAAGTTCTACTTCCCCATCACGGCGGAGAAGGCAGCCGCACCTGCGCATGCCCGTCAGGGCGGCTTTGGCCGCGGACTCAGGAAGTGGCGGCCCGTGGGGCCGGAAAACAATGTGGTGATGGATACGAATGATCCGTTTGTTGGCGACCATAGCCCCCGCATCGCGCTGGACGGCGCGACTCCGCACGGCATTGAGCAAACGGGAATCTCGCTCGTGAAGGGCAAGCGTTACGTAGGCCATATCTGGCTGAAAGGCACGCCGGGAAGCCGCGTAAAAGTTTCCGTGGTTGCTGGCGCCGGCAATGAGAAGACCTTCGCGTTTTCCTCTCTGAGCGGCACTTATCAGAAATTCCCGTTTTCCTTCACGGCAGAAGCGGACACAAACCAGGCGAGCTTTGAGATTACGGGCACCGGCAGTGGGAATTTCCATGTGGGCACCGTCTCGATGATGCCGGCGGACAACGTGGATGGCTTCCGCCCCGACACGATCGCGCTGCTGCGCCAGTTGCACTCCGGGTTCTGGAGACTGCCGGGGGGCAACTTCCTCTCTGACTGGAGCTGGTATGTCGGCATTGGTCCGAGAGACAAGCGGCCACCCACCTTTGACTATGCCTGGAATGCGATGCAGCCCAACGACGTGGGCATGGATGAGTTCATGACGCTCTGCAAGCTGATTGGGGTGGAACCGTACATCACCGTCAACGCAGGATTCGAGGATGCACACTCAGCCGCGCAGGAGGTCGAATACATGAACGGCCCGGTAAGCTCGCCCATGGGAGCGCTGCGCGCCAAAGACGGACATCCAGCGCCCTACGGCGTGAAGTACTGGGACATCGGCAACGAACCGTATGGCACCTGGCAGCTTGGCCGCACCGACCTGAAATATTACGTGCTCAAGCACAACTTCTTCGCCGCGGCCATGCGCAAGGCCGATCCTTCCATCATTCTGCTGGCCTCGGGCAACATGCCTGACCCCATGGACCTGAAGGGCGAAATGCGCGCCAAGGACGTAGACAACATGCGCGCGGTCGAGGGAACTCCCGTGGACTGGACCGGCGGAGAGATTGAGCATTGCTGGGGCAACTTCTCCGGCATCACGCAACACTGGTATGCGCAGGGCGGTCATCGGTTTGATGTTCAGAAGGCCAAGCATCTTCCGCTCGACGCGCCCACCGACGACGGCTTCGTCAAGGTAAACCAGACCACGCTGCAGTATGCCCGCTATCCTGCAAACATTGTTCACCTGAAGGCGCAGGAGTGGGATCGCTACGAACAGCGCTTTCCTCAACTCGTCAAGAAGCACATCTTCCTTTCGATTGATGAGTACGCCTACTTTGGCGGAAGCTTCACTCATGGAGCAAACCTGAAGCTGGCGCTGGCCTACGGCATGATCTTCAACGAGATGTTGCGCCACACGGACTTCCTGAGAATGTCCGCGCATACGATGGGCGTTTCCACCATGGACTACACGCCCACCGCCGCTACATTCAACACCACGGGGCTGATGTTCAAGCTCTATGGCGATCACTTTGTTCCCGGTTCCATTCCTGTAGCGCTCAACGGCAATTCTCCTCAGCCGGCACCGCAATATCCGGTAGGTGGAGATCAGCCGAAGACGAACTCGGGAAGCCCGACCTATCCGCTCGATATGTTTGCGGCGCTCACACCCGACCACAAGTTTTTGAATGTGGCCGTGGTCAACGCGACCGACAAGGCAGAAACATTCCACCTCAATGTGACGGGAACCCGCGTCGACGGGCCCACCACACTCTGGCAGCTCACAGGCAAAGATCTGCAGGCTGCCGATCGCGTGGGACAGGCCCCGCAGGTTTCCATCCGGAAGGTCGCTCTGGGCCGTGCAACAAATAGCATCACGGTTGCGCCTATCAGCGTGGGTATCTACCAGTTCCCGGTCACGCAAAGCGCGGAATAA
- a CDS encoding AtuA-related protein has protein sequence MRLREIAHARTGDKGRLLTISLIAYRAEDFPVLEQYVTAELLSQVFAPVLATPVTRYSVPSLHALNFVLQRAGEKSVTCSLSLDAHGKCLGDVLLDFELSLPEIR, from the coding sequence ATGCGCTTGAGAGAGATTGCCCACGCGCGCACGGGAGACAAAGGCCGATTGCTCACCATCTCGCTGATTGCTTACCGGGCAGAAGATTTTCCGGTGCTTGAGCAATATGTAACAGCCGAACTACTCTCACAGGTTTTCGCGCCGGTACTGGCCACGCCCGTGACACGCTACTCGGTTCCGTCACTGCATGCGCTGAACTTTGTGCTGCAGCGGGCGGGCGAAAAGAGTGTGACCTGCTCGCTCTCGCTGGATGCGCATGGCAAGTGCCTGGGAGATGTTCTGCTGGATTTTGAACTGTCGCTACCGGAAATCCGTTGA
- a CDS encoding carboxylesterase/lipase family protein — protein MRKALSAFILCQAVALAAVATAQSVVTIDTGKLQGSTQNGVTAYKGIPYAAPPVGKLRWEPPQPAAHWKGIRQATQYGHDCMQLPFPSDAAPLGTTPSEDCLVANVWVPAHHGKAPLPVMVWIYGGGWVNGGSSPAVYSGKHFARKGIVFVSFNYRLGRFGFFAFPELTKESKTGLLGNYGYMDQIAALKWVQRNIAAFGGNPHEVTVFGESAGGFSVHMLMTSPLAKGLFERAMVESGGGRTMLGATGLTQGMNGQPSAEQIGVNFARSMGIEGDGAAALKKLRALPAKDIVDGLNMASMQRAATTYSGPILDGKIVVGQPETLYKEGKYQHVPFVIGANTLDIGFTHAHNVQQLFAPFGANANEAKKAYGATASSNFFLLGMQVGADAMMREPARFVAATLSSQGVPAWEYRFGYVASSMRSKWPGAPHATEIPFVFDTVKAKYGAAATAQDEKMSEAMNTYWANFAKTGNPNGASLPDWPGYSSSKDVLMDFTENGPVAKRDPAEERLNLTEQVANHAHAGKQ, from the coding sequence TTGCGCAAAGCACTTTCAGCGTTCATTTTGTGCCAGGCAGTGGCGCTTGCAGCGGTTGCTACCGCGCAGAGTGTCGTCACGATTGATACAGGCAAGTTGCAGGGCTCCACGCAAAACGGTGTGACAGCCTATAAGGGAATCCCCTACGCCGCCCCGCCCGTGGGCAAACTCCGCTGGGAACCTCCCCAGCCCGCGGCCCACTGGAAAGGCATTCGCCAGGCGACGCAGTACGGTCATGACTGCATGCAACTTCCATTTCCTAGCGATGCTGCTCCGCTCGGAACCACGCCTTCTGAAGACTGCCTGGTTGCGAACGTCTGGGTTCCTGCCCATCATGGCAAGGCTCCGCTGCCCGTCATGGTGTGGATTTACGGAGGTGGTTGGGTCAACGGCGGCAGTTCGCCCGCCGTCTACAGCGGCAAGCATTTTGCGCGCAAGGGCATTGTCTTCGTCAGTTTCAACTATCGCCTTGGACGCTTCGGCTTCTTTGCCTTTCCCGAACTGACCAAAGAGAGCAAGACCGGCCTGCTCGGCAACTATGGCTATATGGATCAGATTGCGGCACTCAAATGGGTACAGCGGAACATCGCGGCCTTCGGCGGCAATCCGCATGAGGTAACGGTGTTCGGTGAGTCTGCCGGAGGATTTTCAGTACACATGCTGATGACCTCTCCTCTGGCCAAGGGCCTCTTTGAGCGAGCCATGGTGGAGTCCGGTGGCGGCCGCACAATGCTGGGCGCAACCGGCCTGACCCAGGGCATGAACGGTCAGCCCTCAGCCGAACAGATTGGTGTAAATTTCGCGCGGAGCATGGGCATTGAGGGCGACGGAGCCGCTGCACTCAAAAAGCTGCGCGCGCTGCCGGCAAAAGATATCGTCGATGGTCTGAATATGGCCAGCATGCAAAGGGCCGCGACCACTTATTCCGGTCCAATTCTTGACGGTAAAATCGTCGTCGGCCAGCCGGAAACGCTCTACAAAGAAGGCAAATACCAGCATGTGCCTTTTGTGATCGGCGCAAACACTCTCGATATCGGCTTTACTCACGCTCACAATGTGCAACAGCTTTTTGCTCCTTTTGGCGCAAATGCCAACGAGGCAAAGAAGGCATATGGGGCAACCGCTTCATCCAATTTCTTCTTGCTCGGCATGCAAGTCGGTGCCGACGCCATGATGAGAGAACCGGCGCGTTTCGTGGCTGCAACACTTTCCTCGCAGGGAGTTCCCGCATGGGAGTACCGCTTCGGCTACGTGGCGAGTTCCATGCGCAGCAAGTGGCCCGGCGCTCCGCATGCAACCGAGATTCCCTTTGTCTTTGACACAGTCAAGGCCAAGTATGGGGCGGCGGCGACCGCACAGGATGAAAAGATGAGCGAAGCGATGAACACGTATTGGGCCAACTTCGCAAAGACCGGCAACCCCAACGGCGCGAGTCTTCCGGATTGGCCAGGATACTCGTCGAGCAAAGATGTTCTCATGGACTTCACCGAGAACGGCCCGGTCGCGAAGCGTGATCCCGCCGAGGAACGTCTCAACCTGACCGAACAGGTCGCAAATCACGCCCACGCCGGTAAGCAGTAG
- a CDS encoding acyclic terpene utilization AtuA family protein, whose product MKMIRIGCGAGYSGDRLEPAVELAEKGRLNYLVFECLAERTIALAQLDLLQNPEGGFDPWLRERMEAVLPICHRNGTRIVSNMGAANPAAAARATLSIARSLGLRGLKVAYVMGDNVLPLAASLLEPAVAGYAMPAGWREHLLSANAYLGAEPIAQAVAQGADVVLTGRTADPSLFLGPLMHEFAWRADDWPQLGQGTVVGHLLECAGQITGGYFADPGYKDVPDLAHLGFPLAEVTPDGTATIMKVEGAGGLISRATCTEQLLYEVQDPAAYITPDVIADFSTVQLVECGPNQVRVSHAGGRTRPSQLKVSAGFHHGYMGEGQISYAGHGCVRRAQLAESIVRERLKAWETGELECSLIGVNAIHGDALAPHLLHEPHEVRLRVAGRAHDRAVAQRIPREVEALYVNGPAGGGGVTGFTREMIAVESLLIPREAVTCSIHMETA is encoded by the coding sequence ATGAAGATGATTCGCATTGGTTGCGGGGCTGGGTATTCCGGTGACCGTCTGGAGCCCGCCGTCGAACTGGCAGAAAAAGGCCGGCTGAATTATCTGGTTTTCGAGTGCCTGGCAGAGCGCACCATCGCTTTGGCGCAACTCGACCTGTTGCAAAATCCTGAGGGCGGATTTGACCCGTGGCTGCGAGAGCGCATGGAGGCGGTGCTGCCGATCTGCCACCGAAACGGTACACGGATCGTCAGCAATATGGGAGCTGCCAACCCTGCAGCGGCGGCGCGGGCGACGCTCTCGATTGCGCGCTCGCTCGGGCTGCGTGGACTCAAAGTAGCTTATGTGATGGGCGACAATGTGTTGCCGTTGGCTGCCTCTTTGCTGGAGCCGGCCGTTGCCGGCTACGCAATGCCGGCTGGATGGCGCGAGCATTTGCTCTCGGCTAACGCCTATCTTGGAGCGGAACCGATCGCGCAAGCAGTTGCCCAGGGCGCTGACGTGGTGCTGACCGGGCGCACGGCCGACCCTTCGCTTTTTCTTGGGCCATTGATGCATGAGTTTGCGTGGCGCGCCGATGACTGGCCACAACTTGGGCAAGGCACGGTAGTGGGCCATCTACTGGAATGCGCAGGCCAGATCACGGGCGGATACTTTGCCGATCCCGGATACAAGGATGTGCCCGATCTGGCGCATCTTGGATTTCCCCTGGCAGAAGTGACTCCCGATGGCACGGCCACCATCATGAAGGTGGAGGGCGCCGGTGGGCTCATTTCGCGAGCGACCTGCACAGAGCAGCTCCTGTATGAGGTACAGGACCCGGCTGCTTACATCACGCCCGATGTAATTGCAGATTTTTCGACTGTTCAGCTCGTTGAATGCGGCCCGAATCAGGTTCGCGTCTCTCATGCCGGAGGCCGCACGCGCCCTTCGCAATTGAAGGTGTCCGCGGGTTTTCATCACGGCTATATGGGCGAAGGGCAAATCTCTTATGCAGGCCACGGCTGCGTGCGCCGCGCGCAACTGGCAGAATCTATCGTGCGGGAGCGACTGAAAGCATGGGAGACTGGCGAACTGGAATGCTCCCTGATTGGCGTCAATGCAATCCATGGCGATGCGCTCGCACCTCATCTACTTCATGAGCCGCACGAAGTCAGGTTGCGCGTGGCGGGGCGCGCTCATGATCGCGCCGTGGCGCAGCGGATTCCGCGCGAGGTGGAGGCACTGTATGTCAACGGCCCCGCAGGCGGTGGCGGAGTGACCGGATTCACCCGCGAGATGATCGCTGTGGAGAGCCTGTTGATTCCGCGCGAGGCCGTCACCTGCAGCATACACATGGAGACCGCCTGA
- a CDS encoding LysR family transcriptional regulator: protein MINELRHIRAFLAVAQHANFTRAAQELHVSQSALTVQIQQLEEALGVKLFDRNKRRVALTDAGREVIAPLQRIVVDAEAIVSRTREITGLRRGVLSMAVLPSMASGILSTALSRFTAAHPGIMIHIHDVVADQVIEKVKKEEVDFGVATVMHADKELTLMPLFTDRLFAFLPEQHPLSSRASVSLQQISDYPLVLMARGTSVRSMVDQALRDHGLTATAAYEANYMSTALSLVRAGFGIGILPEDAGTMGSAQNLVALPIVRPQLTRPIHVLMRKGRSASPAVQQMLQILRDITRKSGDPARGKG, encoded by the coding sequence ATGATCAATGAGCTTCGGCATATTCGCGCGTTTCTGGCTGTCGCACAGCATGCCAACTTCACTCGTGCCGCGCAGGAGTTGCACGTCTCGCAATCGGCGCTCACCGTTCAGATTCAGCAATTGGAAGAAGCCCTCGGAGTCAAACTGTTTGACCGCAACAAACGGAGGGTGGCGCTCACTGACGCGGGTCGTGAGGTCATCGCTCCGCTTCAGCGGATTGTCGTCGATGCCGAGGCGATTGTGAGTCGAACCCGCGAAATCACAGGACTGCGCCGGGGCGTACTTTCGATGGCGGTTCTGCCTTCGATGGCTTCCGGAATTCTCTCCACAGCGCTGAGCCGTTTTACTGCGGCTCACCCCGGAATCATGATTCACATCCACGACGTCGTTGCCGACCAGGTGATTGAAAAAGTCAAAAAAGAAGAAGTCGATTTCGGCGTGGCGACGGTCATGCACGCAGACAAGGAACTTACCCTGATGCCGTTGTTTACAGATCGCCTCTTTGCATTTCTTCCGGAGCAGCATCCGCTCTCCAGCCGCGCCTCGGTTTCCTTGCAGCAGATCTCTGACTATCCTCTGGTTCTTATGGCAAGAGGTACCAGCGTGCGATCCATGGTGGACCAGGCACTTCGCGATCATGGCCTGACTGCCACGGCAGCCTATGAGGCAAATTACATGTCGACTGCCCTGAGCCTCGTTCGTGCGGGATTCGGAATTGGCATTCTTCCGGAAGACGCCGGAACCATGGGCAGTGCTCAAAATCTGGTCGCGCTGCCTATCGTTCGTCCCCAGCTCACGCGGCCCATTCATGTGCTTATGCGAAAGGGAAGAAGCGCGTCGCCCGCAGTTCAGCAGATGCTGCAGATTCTTAGAGACATTACTCGAAAGTCTGGCGACCCTGCTCGCGGCAAAGGGTAG
- a CDS encoding TolC family protein yields MKFFSPFVAAAVVLGLATGNGIAQKAPAAPGQIWQPQKKLKLNTRLPAAPMMGYAVSSQSAYTLAELIDLAEQHNPATRLAWQQAKARAAQLGIARSEWYPTLAALAVANTSRVRVLLNSAFYRQTYGSFSPELHAEYLVLDFGGRSGAIQAAKWNLLAANLSFNDTHRRIIFQVMSAYYRLLNAQGLLQAAEVSLRNAQAVEGDVQDRLNHGLATKPDLLEAQAATAQAEYDLQSATGEEQIAHGNLATVLELPPDTDFQVQPIGALELPAQLAGTVKAETQRALKQRPDLEALIAKVKSANAVIRQQRSSYFPTLNFSGNGGLDRQYGAQDQLVPGYASGETWDASLELKWTLFDGGRREHQVAEALAQKAAAQAQIDTLQDDIANQVWTAHTNVETALRQRQAAGALVTSAEQSYEATRDSYNYGVRNILDVIASQKALAQARAEDVTARAQLLLQTANLAFQTGDLIAASPGKTGP; encoded by the coding sequence ATGAAGTTCTTCTCTCCATTTGTAGCTGCGGCTGTTGTTCTGGGACTTGCAACCGGGAACGGCATCGCCCAAAAAGCACCCGCCGCTCCGGGGCAAATCTGGCAGCCGCAAAAGAAGTTAAAGCTGAACACCAGGCTGCCCGCCGCGCCCATGATGGGTTATGCCGTTTCCAGCCAATCAGCCTATACGCTGGCAGAGCTGATCGATCTCGCCGAGCAGCATAATCCTGCAACGCGGCTTGCATGGCAGCAGGCAAAGGCGCGCGCCGCACAGCTTGGTATCGCACGCTCCGAGTGGTACCCCACGCTGGCGGCATTAGCCGTAGCCAATACATCGCGCGTTCGCGTACTGCTGAATTCAGCCTTTTACCGCCAGACGTACGGAAGCTTCTCGCCTGAGCTGCATGCCGAGTACCTGGTGCTCGACTTTGGTGGCCGCAGCGGAGCCATTCAAGCGGCGAAGTGGAATCTGCTGGCAGCGAATCTAAGCTTCAATGACACGCACCGCCGCATCATCTTTCAGGTGATGTCGGCTTATTACCGTTTGCTCAATGCTCAAGGATTGCTGCAAGCAGCCGAAGTGAGTCTGCGCAATGCGCAGGCCGTGGAAGGCGATGTGCAGGATCGCCTGAACCATGGCCTCGCGACCAAACCGGACCTGCTGGAGGCGCAGGCGGCCACCGCACAGGCGGAGTATGATTTGCAGTCCGCGACCGGAGAAGAACAGATTGCGCACGGCAATTTGGCGACCGTGTTGGAACTGCCTCCCGATACGGACTTTCAGGTGCAGCCGATTGGCGCATTAGAACTCCCCGCACAGCTAGCCGGAACAGTGAAGGCAGAGACGCAGCGTGCGCTGAAGCAGCGGCCTGACCTCGAAGCATTGATCGCAAAGGTGAAGTCAGCGAATGCAGTGATTCGCCAGCAGCGGTCGTCCTACTTCCCTACGCTGAACTTCAGCGGAAACGGCGGACTCGACCGGCAGTATGGCGCGCAGGATCAACTGGTCCCCGGCTATGCGAGCGGCGAAACCTGGGACGCAAGCCTGGAATTGAAGTGGACATTATTTGACGGTGGCCGCCGCGAGCACCAGGTCGCAGAGGCGCTCGCCCAAAAGGCCGCCGCTCAGGCACAGATTGATACGCTGCAGGATGACATTGCAAATCAGGTCTGGACGGCGCATACCAATGTAGAGACGGCCCTGCGCCAGCGCCAGGCGGCAGGAGCGCTGGTGACTTCAGCCGAACAGTCTTACGAGGCGACACGTGACTCCTACAACTACGGAGTCCGCAATATTCTGGATGTGATCGCCTCGCAAAAGGCTCTGGCACAGGCACGAGCCGAGGATGTGACAGCGAGAGCACAGCTCCTGTTGCAGACCGCAAATCTTGCATTCCAGACCGGAGACCTTATCGCCGCTTCGCCGGGAAAGACAGGACCGTAG
- the bglX gene encoding beta-glucosidase BglX, which produces MLGLSGITFSAHAQAPGNSSAAVKQRADHLLAEMSTQEKIGQLSQLFYFGPNVKIPGFDSGPSIETQIAKGEVGSLLFITDPATINRMQKIAVQDSPHHIPLIFGFDVIHGLRTIFPVPLAQAASWDPVMVSRDQSIAAMEARSVGIDWAFAPMVDIARDPRWGRMVEGAGSDPYLGAAMAAAQVRGFQGAYPGAPNHILACAKHFAGYGAAEGGRDYDASYISDSQLWNVYLPPFHAAVKAGVATLMSAYMDLNDVPATGNQWLLQDVLRRDWKFDGYVVSDANAVRNLQTHGFAQDQEDAAVRAFKAGVNMEMAIGQTAYDSELSKALQQGVITGQQLDDAVRPILEMKMRLGLFEHPYVDVARSQRILDDPAHRTAARIAAERSAVLLRNEGGLLPLNKTRYHNIAVIGPLADSQRDTLGPWTFDENLSETVTVLQGLRNAFGASAKITYAPGAQMHRKFPSMFDALDRGKKPPVWTPAQARQQMQQAIDLARKSDLVVMVLGEHQNMSGEAASSDSLKLPGDQEQLLQSVAATGKPLVLVLMNGRPLNIKWAALHVPAILDVWYPGSQGGNAVANLLLGKSVPGGKLPFDWPRDVGQVPIPYAHNLTHEPQNQARRYWDEASTPLYPFGYGLSYTAFAFSHLQIDKSSVSKKEDVHVSVDVTNTGKLAGDEVAQLYIHQEYGNASRPVRELKGFERITLQPGQTKTLQFTLGKEQLQYWSQALHRWTYDPSTYDVWVGDDSTATMHAKFVVTN; this is translated from the coding sequence ATGCTGGGCCTTTCGGGTATCACGTTTTCTGCGCATGCCCAGGCGCCTGGCAACAGCAGCGCCGCTGTCAAACAAAGGGCAGATCATCTGCTCGCCGAGATGTCTACGCAGGAGAAAATCGGCCAGCTTAGCCAGCTCTTTTATTTCGGACCCAACGTGAAGATTCCCGGCTTTGACTCCGGCCCTTCGATTGAAACGCAGATTGCCAAAGGCGAGGTGGGGTCGCTGCTGTTTATTACCGATCCGGCAACCATCAACCGAATGCAGAAGATTGCGGTGCAGGATTCTCCGCATCACATTCCTCTCATCTTCGGCTTTGATGTCATTCATGGCTTGCGCACCATATTCCCGGTGCCGTTGGCGCAAGCCGCGTCGTGGGACCCTGTTATGGTCTCCCGCGATCAATCCATCGCGGCTATGGAGGCACGTTCGGTGGGTATCGACTGGGCATTTGCACCCATGGTGGACATCGCTCGCGACCCTCGCTGGGGAAGAATGGTCGAGGGGGCAGGCTCTGATCCTTATCTTGGTGCGGCCATGGCCGCTGCGCAGGTGCGCGGTTTTCAAGGGGCCTATCCCGGCGCGCCCAACCACATTCTGGCCTGCGCCAAGCACTTCGCCGGCTATGGAGCCGCGGAAGGCGGCCGCGACTACGATGCCTCCTATATATCTGACTCGCAGCTCTGGAACGTTTACCTCCCGCCTTTTCATGCGGCAGTGAAGGCAGGCGTAGCAACGCTGATGAGCGCCTATATGGATCTGAACGATGTTCCGGCGACCGGAAATCAGTGGCTCCTGCAGGATGTGTTGCGCAGAGACTGGAAGTTCGACGGCTACGTGGTGAGCGACGCCAACGCGGTCAGGAATCTGCAAACTCATGGGTTCGCACAAGATCAGGAAGACGCTGCAGTGCGCGCCTTCAAGGCCGGCGTCAATATGGAGATGGCCATCGGGCAGACAGCGTATGATTCGGAACTTTCGAAAGCACTGCAACAGGGCGTGATCACCGGTCAGCAATTGGATGATGCCGTCCGTCCCATCCTTGAGATGAAAATGCGCCTCGGCTTATTCGAGCATCCCTATGTGGATGTGGCTCGTTCCCAGCGCATTCTCGATGACCCCGCCCATCGCACCGCCGCGCGCATCGCCGCCGAGCGTTCCGCGGTTCTTCTGCGCAATGAAGGCGGACTTCTACCGCTCAACAAGACCAGATATCACAATATCGCCGTCATTGGTCCGCTGGCAGATTCTCAACGAGACACGCTTGGGCCGTGGACCTTCGACGAAAACCTCAGCGAGACCGTCACGGTCTTGCAGGGTCTGCGCAATGCCTTCGGCGCGTCCGCAAAAATCACCTATGCACCTGGCGCTCAGATGCACCGCAAGTTTCCCTCCATGTTTGACGCGCTGGATCGCGGGAAAAAGCCGCCCGTGTGGACGCCCGCGCAAGCACGCCAACAGATGCAACAAGCGATCGATCTTGCACGGAAATCTGATCTTGTTGTGATGGTGCTGGGCGAGCATCAGAATATGAGTGGAGAGGCCGCTTCGAGCGATTCGCTTAAACTGCCCGGCGATCAGGAGCAGTTGCTGCAAAGCGTTGCGGCCACAGGCAAGCCGCTCGTCCTGGTGCTGATGAATGGGCGTCCGTTGAACATCAAATGGGCAGCCCTGCATGTCCCCGCTATTCTCGATGTGTGGTACCCGGGCTCGCAGGGCGGCAACGCTGTGGCAAATCTGTTGCTCGGCAAAAGTGTGCCGGGCGGCAAGTTGCCCTTTGATTGGCCGCGTGATGTGGGGCAGGTGCCGATCCCTTACGCGCACAACCTGACGCACGAACCGCAGAATCAGGCGCGGCGCTATTGGGACGAAGCCAGCACACCGCTCTATCCTTTTGGCTACGGGCTCAGCTATACAGCATTTGCTTTTTCTCATTTGCAAATAGACAAAAGCAGCGTCAGCAAGAAGGAAGACGTACATGTATCTGTCGATGTGACAAATACGGGAAAGCTTGCCGGGGATGAAGTGGCGCAACTCTACATCCATCAGGAGTATGGGAATGCTTCCAGGCCTGTGCGGGAGCTGAAGGGCTTCGAGCGAATCACACTACAACCGGGCCAGACCAAAACCCTACAATTCACCCTGGGAAAAGAGCAGCTCCAATACTGGAGCCAGGCGCTTCATCGCTGGACCTACGATCCTTCTACCTATGATGTGTGGGTTGGGGACGACTCCACGGCAACCATGCATGCAAAATTTGTCGTGACGAATTGA